The sequence AGGCCGCATGATCATCGACTCCGGCACCGCCCCAAACAGGCTATTAAGGGACATGTTGCCTTGAGCGATCAGTAATTGCCGAACATCCGGATCGGAGATATCCGGGCAGAAGTCATACCGAGGAACCACAAAAGGCTTTTCAAGTTCCGTCCTGGTATACTGCCCTTTCATCCCAAACGCCAACCTGATTACCCTGAGAATGGCGCCTGTCTCCGCTTTAGCCGTTTTGCTCTTGCGCCACTGAATCATATTCGTATTGACGTTGTCTTCTACCCAGCGCGGCTTATCTACATCTGACAGGTAGAACTTTTCAACGTCCTTCCCTTTAGTGTCTTTCCTTTTTCTAATCTCACCTTTGTATTTGTACTGCAGGTTAACGTCCTGCGGATACCCCGCTTTTTTGGTGAATTGTTCGCGCAGTTCATCCTCAATAATTGTCAGGTCAAGTTCCTTCGTTGCCATGATTGACTGATAGGTCCCGTCAGGAAGTTTCACTGCTCCAATCGCCCGGTACATGATATAGTCGCGGGTTGGTTGTCCAATGGGGCCGCTGTCGCGCCAGTTCCAAACGACACCGGCCGCATTTGCTATACGCATTAATAAAGGTTTGGCCGGACTGTATAAATCAACAAATTCTTTTTTGTCGCCCTGCCCTACCATTCGACTGCCAACCTTGAAGATATCGCCGGCATCCGGGTCCAGGTTGACGGAAACCTCTGTGAAACTCGCCTTTTGCCACTGCGAAATTTTCTTTAAGCTTGGCGTTGGAGCTAAGACATTGTACTTTTTGGTATCAATCTCCAACAGATCGTTCATGCAGATACCTCCAGCAGCCGCGCAATGGCTTTCATAGACGCCAACTCATTTTGCAGCTTGCTTAGTTCTAGCCGACTGGTAATGACCGCGTCCTCCAACGATTGCAATGTCTCCCGACTACTTTTTGTGTGTTCACGAATCTGCGCTGACCGTTCAGCCTCGTTTTTTCCCGAAATAAACTTAGTGCCGTCCTCTTTAACAGCAAACAACAAGCTGTCTTCCAAATCTTTCAACAGCGATTGAGCTGTTTTTTGAATTTCATAGGCTGCAGCCACTTTCTTTTCCGCTTCGTATATTTCCGCCGGCAGTGCCAGCAAACGTTTCACCATGTTTTCCCGATCGATTAATCCATTCATCTACTTGTCCTCCTTCGCTCATTATGTTAAAATGAGCATTGATAATACTTTTAAATAGTGGATGTACCTGGCCCGTCTCTGTTGCTGCAGAGGCGGGTTTCTCTTTGCCGTCAAACAGTTTTATCACCCCCTTGTCTAATGACATCAAAAACACTAAACTATGATTACTGGATAATGTTTACACGGAGGGAATCACATGAAATTCGGCGATAAAGTCAAGCATGCGCGGGAATTGCTTCAAATTTCACAAGAAGAGTTAGCGACCAAAGTTGGCGCTACCCAATCATATATAACTCATATTGAAAACAACCGGCGCACACCAAAAATTGAAAAAGTTGTAATTCTGGCAAGAGCATTAAACGTGCCGCCTAGTTACTTGTTGGACGACGCCGTTGACGCATCCAATAATCGTTCGGCTTACAATCAAGCAATTGACGAAGCTATCGCCGCTGGTATCAGTCCCGAAAAGTTAAAACTCATCATCCGGTCCGTCAAGCGGAATTGATTCACAAACATCCGTCTCTGGCCGATGCGGGATAAAAACTAAAGTATCTCCATAGCCGATACTCACATCCACGAATTCCCTCAAATGCCTGGGGTCCACAAAACAGACTCCGTGGTGGGTTTCCCATTTGGCTCCTTTTAGATCAACTACATACACATGTTGCATACTCACGAGGAATGCCATCCTTTCCGTCCTTCCCCACTGGGTAGGCCGCTAGTCCTTCTTACGCAGAAACCTGTCTGTTTTTCGACCAAGCAAGCAGTTCATCTTTGATAAACCGGCGTCGCTTTCCAAGCCAGAAATACGGTAATCCATCGTTTTTTATCAGGACATATATCTGGCAACGCGATACCTTCATGAATTTGGCAGCTTGGCTCATTGTCATGATCGAAGATATCTTTTCTTGTGGTTCTGGCATCTTTGGTTCAGGTTTTGGTACCGGAGTGCCACACTCTGCGCAAAACTTTTCATTTCCGTTAAGTGCAGTAGAGCACTTTGAACATTTCATATTCTCACCTCACTTTCTTACCGTTTTACGCCGTTGTTTTGGTTGCAGGTTCGTCTTTTAACTCCATTTGGTTGTTGAAAGCGTCAAAAAAAAGAGTCTCCATTGGTATTCCTGTATCCACCTCCAATTGCTTCATCATTGCCGGAGAGGGGCAGCAAGCTCCTCTTTCCCATTTACTCCACAATTGCTGAGAAACACCATATAAACCTGCCATTTCTTCTTGGGTACGTTCACCGCGAAATTCAGTCAGCTTTTCACGCACAATCATCACCTCCATCCAATCACCCATGGCAGTATAATTCTTGATTTTATTGTAATACTACCTTTAGTAGTTGTCAATAGTATTTCAACTACTAAATTTACTAAATATCGCCCTTTTATTTCACTACTATTAGTAGTAGAATGAAAATAAAAGGAGGCTTCTATTGTGTTTGTGCAACGACTAAAAGAATTAAGAGCCAAGAAAGATATTTCACAGTCAGCTTTAGCGACTCATCTTGGAATGAGCCAACAAGCCATTGCAAAGTGGGAAACCGATAAGGCTACCCCAGATCCATATATGTTAATTAAGCTTGCTAATTTCTTTGGAGTTACTACGGATTATCTTTTGGGGCGATCAAACAATCCTAACAAATCTATATTTCAGGAGTTTGCCGAAGGAACTGAATCACAATCAATAAACCATTCAGACTTCGTCTGGTTGCCCATACTTGCCGATGTCAAGGGGGGACCTAATGGGATTTCCTATGCCGAGGCTGACATTATTGATTGGGAACGCGTTGAAAAGACAACGATAGCCGGGAAAAATTGCATCATTTATAAAGTACGTGGCGATAGTATGTCCCCCGACATTAAAGAGGGTGATCATCTCATTGTTGCTGAACAATCATCTGTTGATAACGGCCAACTTGCAGTTCTATCAATTGGCGACGAAACCATGGTAAAACAAGTTTATAGAAATAACGGTAGCCTGTTTTTGCACTCGTTCAACCAGGCGTATCCTCCTAGAATTGTAACCGGTCAAGAATTAGAGCATGTTTGCATTATTGGCAGAGTATTGGAGTCAAAAAAGAAGTGGTAGTCCTTCATCAGTAAGAGATCGAGAGGTATTGCAATGTGGCCATTTGATAATTCTGACACAGTTATGTATTTCAGTATAGGTGGAACGCTTTATCGCGATCAGATTGATCCATTTATTAAAAACGTTCTAGAAATTCCCAAAAGTAAATCTTTTCATCCAACGCGGAACGAACTAAACGATTTTCATCAGCAATTATCAATAATAGATATAGAGCGAAAAGGCGAAGGATTATTTTGGTTTATGCTAACAGGGAAAGAACATGGCTTTTCAGCATATACCCCTCAAACCAGCTTGCTACAGGCATTTTGTGAATATAATAGTCTTGCTTATATCAAGCAAGTTGTTCCAAAAAGCGAGAAACTATACGCATATTGTTCAAGCTGGTTCCCTGGCGATCCAGTTGTTTTTAAGAACCAAATGTATTACATAGGCAAATGGATCTCTATATGGAATTCATATTCGGTCAGCAATATTCATTGCGCACATTCTAGTAAGAACAGTTGTAACATCGCATTTAAAGAATTCACGGATCAAACGTCCGCAGATTGGGTGTTAAAGCGACTTGAAGTAGTTCAGAATAGGGAAGTACAACCCCTTGTAATCAAAGACAAAGAAGTGCCTTTCAATCGTTCCTTTTAGGTTACTTTTCCGACCATCAAACAACATATTTTTTCGAAGGAGGAATCATGGCTACAGTCAGATATGAGAAACGATCAAAAAAATCAATAACTATGATTATTGACCATGGTATTGATCCGGTTGACCAGAAGAGAAAAAAGGATACATATGTCATCGAAACAACAGACGAAGAAATTGCCAAGCAAGAAAAGCTGAAAATTGAACTGCAGTTAGCTCAAAAGACATATAAACCGCCCAGTCATATCACACTGGAAAAATATATTGAACATTGGTTTAAAACACCAGCAGCCCAAAAATTAGAGTCTAAGACCTATGAAAGCTACAAGAGATGTGCCGATTTACGAATTATACCATGGATCGGGACAATTGAACCTCGGGAGTTGGCGCGAGATGATCTAAATAAATTTTATCAGCAGATTATTGGCGTGGGACATCTTGATAATCTCAAACCATCGAAAATCTATCCTAAAAAACTGCGCGGCGAAACTGAGGAGCGAAAAGAAGTAGGCATAGATGTCGTTAAATATCATCATGCCTTCATCCGCCGGCTGCTCCAGGACGCTATCTATGAGGATGGAATTCTAGAAAAAAACGTTGCCATAAAAATGACATTGCCGGACCCAGTCGCAACGGTAGACGACGACAACGAAGAAGAAATAGTCAAGGTCTTCACCCAGGACGAAATTATTAAACTAGAGAGTGCAGCCGCCGACGATCCTGCGGCCGCCCCCTACATAAATCTAATCGCGGTCGCCCTGAGGACGGGCATGCGACGAGGTGAGTTACTGGCCCTACGATGGGAAGACATTAATTTTAAAAACAATACTATTTGGGTCCGTCGCGCCCTGGTACATACTAAGCTTAACGGATACGAATTTAAGTCCACAAAAAATAAAAAGCGGCGCCGTATAGAGGTCACCGATGAGGTGTTGAATGCTTTTCGGGCCGAAGCGTGCCGACAGGCACCGTTTAAAGTTCGCCTAGAAGATAAATATAATAAACTTGGGCTCGTATTCTGCCGTGAAGATGGCCTGCAAAGCCATCCCGATACCATAAGTTCCTGGTTCCCGGACTTCTGTAAGAAGGTCAGTATCACCCGGCTCGGATTTCACTGTCTCCGCCATACTCATGCAAGCCATCTCCTGGCCGCCGGGGAAGATTTATTTTATGTGTCCAAGCGCTTGGGCCATAGCGATATCTATGTTACCTATAATAAGTACTCACACTTCATCCCATTGGAGAAAAGAGAATCGCTCAAGGCACTGGAGGAGAGATTTAAAAAATGATTGTCAGTGTTTTATTGTGTTTACAACTGTTTAAAACTGCATAAATCTTATTTTTTACCCTCTTGTGGACACAGAAAGGGACATATATTAACATAAATAAAAAAGTTCCGAACCCGCTAGGGCCCGAAACTTCTATGCTTTTCTGGAGCCGATAACAGGATTCGAACCTGCGACCCTCTCATTACGAATGAGATGCTCTACCAGCTGAGCTATACCGGCGTGAACACCTTAATATTATAGCGCACGGCTGACGCAAAGTCAAGAATCGCCTGCACTCAGGCTATACTGCCACTTTACTTTGGATTCCGGCCAGCAGGGCATAAATCTCTTCTTTATGACTAAACAGGTCCTTCACCAGGCTGCCGTCAATTTTCCCACATTCCGCCATGCTCTGCATTACTTTGACCAACTGGGCAAACTCCATCGGCTTCCGGTATGGCCTGTCTTCAGCCAAGGCGGCAAACACGTCGGCAACCGCTACCATGCGGGACCCCAGAGATAAGCCGGCGCCTCCGATCCGAAAGGGATAGCCGGTGCCGTCAATGGTTTCATGGTGATATGCTGCCCACTCGGCAACCATCTGGAATCCGTCGATTTGCTCCAGCAGCCGGTAAGTATAATAGGTATGCTGTTTAATGATCGCGTATTCCTGTTCAGTCAACTGGCTGTTCTTTTCCAGAATTTCATTGGGAATCGCCAGTTTCCCAAGGTCATGCATCAATCCGGCAATCCGCATCAATTTAATTTCTTCTTCACTATAGCCCTTGACCTGGGCTAAGAAGGCGGAAAGGCAGGAAACCTTACGGGAATGGGCGGCGGTAAACTGGCTGGTACGGTCGATAATCGTCGCAAATACTTCAGCGATATCCAGCATATCATCAATGCTGTAACGGAACCGTCCCCAGTCAAACATCTCGAAAAATCCTGTATAATAGTTGGCGTTCATTAAGTCCAGCCAAAAACTCTCCTGGCAGGAAATTTCACTGATCACCCCGACCAATTCCGGCTCAAAGACAGTGCCGCTTCCCTTGCGAACTGCCGTCAATATGTCCCGGCGTTGGTCCAGTATATATACATCGTCCTGCAGCAATACCTCAATCCGGTCGGCCAGTGCAATAATGCGGCTAATCAGGGGAATTTCCGTCCCGGCCTTGCCGTTCGGGCTCGACCCGTCCCAAAAATCGTGATGGTGGCGGATATAATCGGCTAAAAAGCCCAATTGGGGTGAATTCTTCAGCAGGACATACCCTGACCAGGCATGGTGATGCATCTCATTGCTGATCTCAAACGATTGCAGTTTTCGTCTTTCTTCCCAATCCGAAGCGGCGCCGATATCATGCAATAAAGCGGCATATACCAGAGCTTGTTGCGTCCTTTCATTCATGCCGATATACTCGGCAATCCGATAGGCAATCATTGCCGTCCGCCAATGATGCTGAGACGTCTTGTTGACAGTCAGTTCAAGGGATTGCGACAATGCTTTTAACAGTTTGATCGGCCTAATCGCGAAGATCATCCGATATTTCACCCCTTCCGCCTGCGGAACACACCATATAACTTCGGAAACAATTACAACATTTTATTGAACTTCTACACCAATCGTCAACATCCTTTTTTTGGAATAAATTAGAACAAAAGCCTCCGGCAAAAGCGCTAAAGGCTAAACAAGCTTACATAACATCGGACTGTGCCTATTCCGTTAGACTGCCATCCCCGTAAGCTGCTTATAATTTTACCGGTACCGGATCAGCAACTGCGATACGATTGTCCCCTACCCAGCAATCCATGGCCCTGACGGTTACACCGGCTTTGTTCGCAGCTTTTAAAGCTTCGTCGAACGCGGCGTGAGTTCTGACATTGGGGGTAAAATAGCGCAATCCTTTCATCTGGATGATAAAAACTGCCTGAGCCTCGAAGCCTGCATCCAGGCAGCGGATCAATTCCCGCAGATGTTTCACGCCGCGTTCGGTAGGCGCATCGGGAAACAGGGCAACGCCGTCTTCTTCCAGCGTCACTCCCTTGACCTCGATAAAAATTTTCCGTTCTCCCGCCTCCAGGTAAAAGTCAAAGCGTGAATTGCCAAATCCCGTTTCCGGCTTAATGAGAGTCAGGCCCTTTATGTATTGGCCGCTCCGCAGGTATTCGGCAAAGATCTTATTCGGCACGGCGCTGTCCATATTGATCAGCCGGTCGCCTTTCCAGACAGAAATTAAATCATACCCGGTCAAGCGGCCAGGACTGTCTACCTGCTGGACCATGACCGTCACGCCGGGGATTAAAAGTTCCGCGCAGCGGCCGGTATTCTTCACATGACATGTCTCGATCCTGCCGTTGATCTCCACCTGAGCGATAAACCGGTTAGGGCGGGAAAGAAAGATTCCGGAGCAGATATTTTCATAGATCATTGACATCATTCCTGTTTCGTTTTTATGGTCGCCGGACATATCGTCTGCCGTTTTCTATCTTGCTGTCAGGGCGGCGCCAAGGGCATAGGCCTTCTCGCAGTCAACCGGGAAGATTTCCTGACGGCGGCTGCGGCGCTGGACCTCATCGAACATACTCATATGATATTTGCTATAATCCTCGGTTTGCAGTGTCTCCGTAACGGCTAATGAACGGGAGGGGCTCAGCAGAACCCGTTCCAGCAGACTTTTATAGCCTTCAAGCCTGGCTGTATAGCCGATATTGGTCAGCATCGCTTCCTGCACGTTCATGGTATAAATAAAGGCACTGGGGATTGGCCGGGGCGTGCGCGCAACACGCTCCTGGTCGTAAGACAGATACTGAAACAGCAACCGTTCCAAAAATGAACGCATCTCACCGGTGACCTCACTGAAATAAATCGGCGAGCCCAGAATCAAACCGTCGCACTCCCCGATACGCTCCAATACCGGCTGCAAATCATCCCGGATGGCGCAGCGTCCCAGGCTGGCTCCCTTTTTGCGTTTACATGCCAGACAACCGGTACAGCCCTTGTAACTTAAATCGTACAAGTGGACCAGTTCGGTCTGCGCCCCTGCTGCCGCTGCACCATCCAGCGCTTTTTGCAGCAGAATACCAGTATTCCAATTTTTCCGCGGGCTGCCGTTAACGGCAATGATAGTCATCATATTTCACCTCTCCTATAACTTATTCTGCAGTTTTTAATATAAAAACCTTCCAGAAATACCTGGAAGGTTAAAAATTCTCTGGAGCGGGCGACGAGATTCGAACTCGCGACCCTCGGCTTGGGAAGCCGGTACTCTACCGCTGAGCTACGCCCGCAAAAGTATTGATTTTACTGAATTCACACTAAATCAGTAAGATTTAATATACCTCAAAAACGGCTTGAGGTATACTTCCCAAGGAGAAA is a genomic window of Acetonema longum DSM 6540 containing:
- a CDS encoding helix-turn-helix domain-containing protein is translated as MKFGDKVKHARELLQISQEELATKVGATQSYITHIENNRRTPKIEKVVILARALNVPPSYLLDDAVDASNNRSAYNQAIDEAIAAGISPEKLKLIIRSVKRN
- a CDS encoding helix-turn-helix domain-containing protein, which produces MKCSKCSTALNGNEKFCAECGTPVPKPEPKMPEPQEKISSIMTMSQAAKFMKVSRCQIYVLIKNDGLPYFWLGKRRRFIKDELLAWSKNRQVSA
- a CDS encoding helix-turn-helix transcriptional regulator, with translation MREKLTEFRGERTQEEMAGLYGVSQQLWSKWERGACCPSPAMMKQLEVDTGIPMETLFFDAFNNQMELKDEPATKTTA
- a CDS encoding XRE family transcriptional regulator — its product is MFVQRLKELRAKKDISQSALATHLGMSQQAIAKWETDKATPDPYMLIKLANFFGVTTDYLLGRSNNPNKSIFQEFAEGTESQSINHSDFVWLPILADVKGGPNGISYAEADIIDWERVEKTTIAGKNCIIYKVRGDSMSPDIKEGDHLIVAEQSSVDNGQLAVLSIGDETMVKQVYRNNGSLFLHSFNQAYPPRIVTGQELEHVCIIGRVLESKKKW
- the xerC gene encoding tyrosine recombinase XerC — encoded protein: MATVRYEKRSKKSITMIIDHGIDPVDQKRKKDTYVIETTDEEIAKQEKLKIELQLAQKTYKPPSHITLEKYIEHWFKTPAAQKLESKTYESYKRCADLRIIPWIGTIEPRELARDDLNKFYQQIIGVGHLDNLKPSKIYPKKLRGETEERKEVGIDVVKYHHAFIRRLLQDAIYEDGILEKNVAIKMTLPDPVATVDDDNEEEIVKVFTQDEIIKLESAAADDPAAAPYINLIAVALRTGMRRGELLALRWEDINFKNNTIWVRRALVHTKLNGYEFKSTKNKKRRRIEVTDEVLNAFRAEACRQAPFKVRLEDKYNKLGLVFCREDGLQSHPDTISSWFPDFCKKVSITRLGFHCLRHTHASHLLAAGEDLFYVSKRLGHSDIYVTYNKYSHFIPLEKRESLKALEERFKK
- a CDS encoding HD-GYP domain-containing protein: MKYRMIFAIRPIKLLKALSQSLELTVNKTSQHHWRTAMIAYRIAEYIGMNERTQQALVYAALLHDIGAASDWEERRKLQSFEISNEMHHHAWSGYVLLKNSPQLGFLADYIRHHHDFWDGSSPNGKAGTEIPLISRIIALADRIEVLLQDDVYILDQRRDILTAVRKGSGTVFEPELVGVISEISCQESFWLDLMNANYYTGFFEMFDWGRFRYSIDDMLDIAEVFATIIDRTSQFTAAHSRKVSCLSAFLAQVKGYSEEEIKLMRIAGLMHDLGKLAIPNEILEKNSQLTEQEYAIIKQHTYYTYRLLEQIDGFQMVAEWAAYHHETIDGTGYPFRIGGAGLSLGSRMVAVADVFAALAEDRPYRKPMEFAQLVKVMQSMAECGKIDGSLVKDLFSHKEEIYALLAGIQSKVAV
- the sfsA gene encoding DNA/RNA nuclease SfsA; amino-acid sequence: MIYENICSGIFLSRPNRFIAQVEINGRIETCHVKNTGRCAELLIPGVTVMVQQVDSPGRLTGYDLISVWKGDRLINMDSAVPNKIFAEYLRSGQYIKGLTLIKPETGFGNSRFDFYLEAGERKIFIEVKGVTLEEDGVALFPDAPTERGVKHLRELIRCLDAGFEAQAVFIIQMKGLRYFTPNVRTHAAFDEALKAANKAGVTVRAMDCWVGDNRIAVADPVPVKL